The sequence GGGGCACCTCCACCCCAGGGGCGGTGAAGTAGAAGTCGTGCACCGACATCCAGATGCCGAAGCCGAAGGGGATCAGGAACACCACGATGACGAAGAGCATGTAGGGGGCGCTCAACAGCAGGCCGAGCGGATTCTCGCCGAGCCAGCGACGCAGCGTGCTGCCGCGTCGGCGAACCCCGACGTTCGATTCCTGCGCTGGTGCGTCACTGCCCATGGCGTGTGTTCCTCACTGATACGACCGTCCGCCGAGTGCCCGTGCATCGATCTCGGACGGGTCCCGGCGTTGACAACTCTCTTAGTAAACCGGTTTTGGTCAATCTGGTCAACTGGTGGGGTCGCCCTGATCATGTCGGCGGGATTCGGCGCGACACAGGCCATATTGGAGATCTCAGAGTGACTAAATCCGGCTAAACGTGGGATACGATTCGAGCATGACAGCGACCCCCTCCGAAGCGCCGGATAGTGGTACGGGTGCGAGAGACTCCATCGCGGCGGCGGCTCCGCGCGACCGCAAAGTGACGATCGATGACGTCGCAGCTCGGGCCGGCGTTTCCAAGAGCGCGGTGTCGTTCGCGTTCAACGGTCGGCCAGGTGTGGGTGAGGAGACGAAGGAGCGCATCCTCCAGGCGGCCCGTGAACTCGAGTGGCGTCCGGATGCGCGAGCGCGTGCCCTGTCGCGGAGCCGCGCACAGGCTCTGGGGCTCGTGATCCTCCGTGACCCTGAACTGGTCAGCACCGATCCGTTCTTCGCTCAGTTCGTCGCCGGTGTGGAAAGCCACCTCTCGACGGTCGGATATGCCCTGGTGCTTCAGGTCGTAGACGGACAGGACGCCGAGAAGGAGGCATACTCGCGGTTCGCGCGAGAAGCGCGCGTCGACGGAGTGTTCATCACCGACCTTCGTGTCGACGACGAGCGGCCGAGCGCGCTCGCCGCGTTGGGTGTGCCCTACGTCGTCCTCGGATCGCCCGAGGGTGAGGGGAGTGCTCCCATCGGATTGGACGACGCG is a genomic window of Microbacterium maritypicum containing:
- a CDS encoding LacI family DNA-binding transcriptional regulator encodes the protein MTATPSEAPDSGTGARDSIAAAAPRDRKVTIDDVAARAGVSKSAVSFAFNGRPGVGEETKERILQAARELEWRPDARARALSRSRAQALGLVILRDPELVSTDPFFAQFVAGVESHLSTVGYALVLQVVDGQDAEKEAYSRFAREARVDGVFITDLRVDDERPSALAALGVPYVVLGSPEGEGSAPIGLDDAAGVRRAVRHLHALGHQRIAHVAGGDRYVHSRVRREAWESEMRRLGLEPGGVAQGDFTGGSGARATHELLDQTEAPTAIIYANDIMAIAGISAAIDRGLRVPQDLSVVGFDDIPLAPYITPPLTTVRQDVFRWGNACARTLVALIEEREHAPIDLPAVEFVVRGSTAKVPMPSETLPEGNE